In the Abyssisolibacter fermentans genome, TAGGTATTCTTATGCACTGTTCTTTATTACCATTCAATATATCTACTGGTATACCCTTTGTTTCTTTTCCAAATACTAGAAAACATTCATCAGAATATTTGACATCTGAATGTGTTTGATTAGCTTTAGTTGTAGCATAAAAAAATTTATTTTTATCATGTTTATTTAATAACTCTTCAAATGAATCATAATATCTTACATCTAATAAATCCCAGTAATCTAATCCTGCTCTTTTTAAATGTTTACTATCTAATGAAAATCCTAATGGTCTTATCAGATGCAATACAGATCCCGTTGCCGCGCATGTTCTGGCAATATTTCCAGTATTTTGTGGAATTTCAGGTTCAATCAATACAATATTTAAAGCCACATATATCACTCCTTACCATATTTTTATCCAATTAAATCTTTTAATACTTTCGCTACTCCATCATTATCATTTGTATCTGTAACTATATTTGCAAGCCTTTTTACTTCTTCTTCTCCATTACCCATAGCTACACCTGTACCAGCAAACTCAATCATGGAAATATCATTGTGATTATCTCCTATTGCTATTACTTCATTCCTATTTATATTAAATATTTTACATAATTCCTTCAAAGCGTTACCTTTTGATACTCCCGCATTCATAATATCAAAGCTACCTCTCCATGAGCTAACTACTTCTATGCCTTTTAAACTCATAATTTGCTGTTTTATTCGATTAAGTTTTTCATCATCTTCCTCTACTACAACATATTTATATATTTTAGGCTTATGCTCTTTTACATAGTTCTTGACATCATCCAATACAACTACTTTTACTTTAAAAATATCCTCAGCATTTGTTTTCCATTCACCATATTTATTTGACATACTTTCTAAATTTTTTAGATAAAAGTTCTTATTATCATAAAATCTATAAAATGCATTATTTTCTTCTAATATATCTATAATTTTATTCGCATTATACATGTCTATATCATTATCATAAATAACTCGGTTTTTATGATATTCGCATACATAAGCTCCATTACATGCAATAATTGGTGTTATTAAACCTAATAAATGTGCATAATATTTTGCTGATGTAAAGATTCTCCCTGTTGATATTACTACTTGAATTCCTTTTTCCGTAGCTACTTTAAGCATATTTTTGTTTTTATCTGAAACTACGTTATCACTATTTAGCAAAGTTCCATCCATATCTACAGCTATGAGTTTATAATTCATTCCATATCACCTCTGTTTTCTCTTGTATTGTTTTTCATACTGCCTATTTACATATCATCCACAGTATGAATAACTAAGATTATCTATATAGTATATACAATGATATGAATTATTACAAACTTTTTTATTTAATCTTCTTTTGACTCCATTTATAATAATATTCTTTTCTCTATTGTTAACTTATAATATTGAAATTTATATCTTCCTATCTTTTCTTTTATATACTCTTGGTATTTATTGTAATAATTTTTTACATATTCAGCTTCTTCTTTACGTACATTGTCCTGACTATAAACAGCTTTATTGTAAATGTTGGCCAATATTTTAAAATCAAGGTTGATAAAATTTAATTTATTTCTATTCTTTTTTGAATATTCTAAAAAAGTTTCAGAAGGACGTCTTTCTATTCCATCTTTCTTCATAAATTCTAGTATCATATCAATATAAAAGATTGCTTTTCTATTATCATTATTGTCAATAACATAAATTTTTTTCCTAATTATTATTATATTCCTATAAATTATAATTGCAAGAATACTTAATAAAATTATTATTAAAATCCCTATGATTAACATAATTGTTTTAATATTATTATATGTTTTATGATCTTGTTCATTATAAGTTACCTTCTCATTGTTGTTTAAAGTAGCAATATCTAAGCATAAATCCTCTTCATTAATATATCTTCTCTTATTATTATGAAGCTTTGTGCCATCATATTCTCTAATTTCACTTTTAGATTGCTTAGTTTCGACAGACACTATTGAAAAAGCTGGCGTAGGCTCAAAGGTTATCCAACCTCTATCTTCAACATATGCTTCTACCCATGCATGTGCATTACTATTATATACATTATAGACACCTTTTACTTTATCATTTGACATTCTAAAACCTTCTACATATCTACTTGGTATATTACAGCATCTTGCCATAACTGTCATAGCCGTTGCAAAATAAGTGCAATAACCTTTTTTTAAGTCAAACAAAAAGTAATCTACAAAATCTCTATTATATGGATTATATTCAGCATCTAATGAATATTCAAAATTGTTTCTTAAATATTTTTCTATTTCTTTTAATTTTTCATAATCACTACTACTATCCTTAACTATTTTATCAGTTAAATCCTTAACTCTCTGTGGCAAAATTTCAGGTAATTGTACATATAGTTTTCTTTCTTCTTCTTTAATTTTTTTGAAATTTTGGCTATATTCCTTTGATGAAGGTTTTACATAATATGCTTTGTATCTTTCTTTATCCAAAATCATTCTACCACTCATCATTTCAAAATCAGTATTAGCATAATAATTATCTTTAATTTTTATTTTTGTACATAATAGTGGACTAAATAATGTTGATGATGCCATATCTACATGCTCAATTTCTAAGATGTTAATATCTCCTTTTACAGTATTATCTTTGATGAGATTTAAGTTACATCCCCCGACCTGATTTTGAAAAAGCTTTTTAGTGCTTTTCCAATAAAAACCTGTATATATATTAGATACTCTTCCTCTAAGATATTCTTTGTTTTCACCTCTAACTTTTAAAACTAATTTGCTAGAAGGCAAAACTGGTCCTCCCAATCTAATTCTATCATTTTGAAAGCCAGTCGACGATAAATCAAAGCCTATTTCAGAGCCATAATTAATCGATTTTTTTTGTTCATTTCTCCAATAAGTTAATTGAGGAAATTTGTCCTGTATATTTTTATCAAGCCATTTCCATGTTATAGGAGAAACATCTTTAGGAATAAGAAAAACAAAAAATGCAATAAGAAAAGATGTAATTAATGTGTATATTACCCATTTGCTTTCACTAAAGCAAATTAAATCTTTACCATCTGTTTTCCACTGTTTATAATATTTTTCGTATGAATTATTCCCCATCATTATCAAGACTAAGAAACAAAAGATTGTATAATAGGTTAATGCATTATCCATGTAGTTAAACCAACTAATAATAAATATACCAGTCCCAATTAGTATTTTTATAATAATTATATTGTTTTTAATAAAAATTAAATATGATATACATGTAATTAACATACAGATTAAAGATAATAAAATATAGCTATAACTTTGATGGATAATGGTGTAGCCCTCTATATATCTTATAGACCAAGTAAAAAAATCATACAACACATATTTGAAATGCAAGTATTCCTTATTAAAATAAACTGCAAAAACTACAAATGCTACTAGTAGTAAAAAAGTTGTTATAGCAACATATTTCTTTTTATGTTTAAGTTTATATATAAAAAGAGTTATTATTATTGGTAAACTCAATATTATTAAAACATTAATTTTAGTTAGCTGCCATTGCAACATATTCATAATATAAAATAAAAACAAATAACTCATAGCAATATTTATCAATGCAAATATTTTATTTTTCATTTTTTCACCTCAAAACTCCAGATATATTGTCGTTAATATCTACTAAATTGTACTTAATATTAAGCCTTGATAGTACATCTAACTGATGGACATTATTTTTATCTTTCACAAAATTTCCTACCAACACTAATGCTACACAATAACCTTTTGCTTTTAAAGCTATTATTGCATCTTTTAAGCTTTCATCTATATTATTGGTTACTATAATTAATACATTTCCATCATAATCTAAATCCTGTTCATTAGTTATAATCTCAGATATACTTATATCTTTAGTTGGTCTTATAAGTGATAAAACTTCTAGAAAAGCCATTATAGAGTTTATATTCCTGCCCGATACTCTCACTCTTTTATCTGTATATGTTGTGAGCTTGGTCTCGTATCCCTGTACTAGCATATGATGACTTAAGCTTGCTGTACATTCAACTATTTTTTCTTCAATAGCGTTATCATAGTCTGTCATGTACTTGCTAATTTGAAAATCTAAGTAAACATGAATTTTAACTTGTGCTGATGAATCAAAGCATTTCACATATAACTCATCATTTTTAGCACTTGCTTTCCAATTAATCATCTTAAGGCTATCACCTATTCTATACTCTCTTAGTTGTTTGAAATTAGCATAATCATCATAGTATTTTTTAACTGCCATTACTTTTCCAAAGGATTCATTAGTTTGTATATTATATTCTTTTAATGGATAAAGTTTAGGTAAAACCTTTAAATATGCTGAATCTGTCAACGTTATTTTATGTCTAGTTAATCCAAATACATCACCTATTATTACTTTTATTTCACTTAAATCGTATTGACCTCTATGTTCACAAACTATCTCTCTTTCTACTGAAACTGTTTCAAAAGGATTTGATTGATATATTTCTTTTTTACTAGCTGTTTTAGATAGTCTTTTAGGTAAGCTGTCTATTATTTCCATGAACGGAATTGGAAATACTGATGCATTGTATATCTTATACTCTATTTTTATGTTATCTTCTTTATTAACACAAGTTTTATCCAGCCAAAAACTCACTACTAGATTTTTTTTTATATTTCGCATTGATAATAAAACATATATATATATAGCTAAAGTCAGAAAAAACATTGTATACGAAAATTTCCCACCAACTAATAATGCTATAAGAAAACTCATTATTAATACTATATAATAAAGGCTTTTTTTAATCATTTTTGATTCACCACTGGTATTTTGACAGTATTAATTATAGACTTAATACAAGCTTCTTTTGTAATCCCTCTAATCTTAGCTTCATGAGTAAGTATTATTCTATGATTAAATATTGGATTAGCAAGTTGTTTTACATCATCAGGCAGCACATAATTTCTATTATTGATATATGCCCTTGCTTGAGCAGCTCTAAGAAGTGCTAAGCTTCCTCTTGGACTTACTCCTAATCTGATGTTAGCATCATTTCTTGTCTTTGTTACTATATCTACTATATAATCATATAATTCACTGTTAACATGCACTTTTTTAACATCTTCTTGCATAGCTTTTATATCTTCTTTATCTATTACACTTGATAATTCTAATAAAGGATCATTATATTTGAATCTTTCAAGTATGGTTCTTTCACTATATTTATCTGGATACCCAATAGATATTTTCATGATAAATCTATCTAATTGAGCCTCTGGAAGAGGAAATGTTCCTTCATATTCTATAGGGTTTTGCGTTGCTAATATCATAAAAGGCTCTGGTAACTCATAAATTTTACCTTCAACAGTTATTTTTCTTTCTTGCATACATTCAAGAAGACTTGCTTGAGTCTTTGGCGACGTTCTATTAATTTCATCTGCTAATATTACCGAACCAAAAATTGGTCCCTTTACAAATCTAAAATTATCTAGTTTTTTATCATAAATAGACACGCCTATTATATCTGAGGGTAGTAAATCTGGTGTGAATTGTATCCTTTTAAAACCAGTATTTAATGATTTTGCAAGTGCTTTTACTAATGTAGTTTTCCCAACACCTGGTACATCTTCTATTAAAATATGTCCTTCGCATAAAAGACATATAATAATATTTGAGATTGTTTCTTTTTTACCTGCTATCACTTTACTAACATTTTTTATTAAAGCATTAACATTATCATTTTTCATTTAATCCCTCCATTTAGTATTAAAACCTTGTTTTATAAGCATCCCAGATTATTAATAGAAAATCATAAAAAGTATTATAATTTTCTATTAATTATATAGTGTATTCTCTTCATTCTATGACATTTCCTGTATTTAAATCTTTATATTAACAAAGTTTAATATATGTTTTGAATATTTTTAATATTTTTAATATTTATATGCTTTTTATAATAACATAGTAATAAAAACACGCTTTTTCTTATAAAATACTTATGTTTTTTAAGGGAGGTGATGTAATGCACGGTCTAACAAAAAAATTAAAAAAATCTATTGTAGATATCTACATATTATTTTTATTAAATAAAAATGATTTAGTTAGTAGCAATCTTTTTGAAGCAATAAAAAAAAGAACTCAGTCTTTTCTTTATTTAAATCAAGGTATAATCTATTCACAACTATATCAACTAGAGTCATTAGAACTTGTAAAAAGTATCTGGAAGTCAGATATTTCTCAAAATAAAATACCACAAAAATATTATTCAATCACCTTAAAAGGAACACAGTTTTTAGATAATCAAATTAAAGAATTAAGTATCATTTTTACTTCTATTAATGAATTAATAAATAATAAAAATAAGTAAAAGCATTAAAAAATGATTTTAACTAAGGTAAGACTTGGTTTTATACGCAAAAAAATGATAGGCTTTAAAAGAGCCTGTCATTTTTTGCGTATAAACAGCTTATTAGGTTTTGATAACTTATAACCCAGATTATTCATAGAAAATTATGAGCAGTGAACTAAAATCTATGATTTTATGTGAATCGCTTACTCATATGAAGGAACTGAATAGGAGATTCATTAACAAGGTATCCTTCCGATTATAACAAGGCGAAAGATGTCTCTCATCTCTATAGGTAGCAGGTATCGATTATATTTAACAGTCGGTGCGTAATTGCGCCTTGTTGAAACGGTGTGTTGCAATTACTACGTAATTGCCTTCGTTGTTATAAGATGTCCATTAAATGGCGAGCATACCAACTCGGTATGCCTTCGAATTCACCGAAATCT is a window encoding:
- the trmL gene encoding tRNA (uridine(34)/cytosine(34)/5-carboxymethylaminomethyluridine(34)-2'-O)-methyltransferase TrmL; the encoded protein is MALNIVLIEPEIPQNTGNIARTCAATGSVLHLIRPLGFSLDSKHLKRAGLDYWDLLDVRYYDSFEELLNKHDKNKFFYATTKANQTHSDVKYSDECFLVFGKETKGIPVDILNGNKEQCIRIPMRNCESARSLNLANSVGIIVYEALRQVNYLDLR
- a CDS encoding Cof-type HAD-IIB family hydrolase; amino-acid sequence: MNYKLIAVDMDGTLLNSDNVVSDKNKNMLKVATEKGIQVVISTGRIFTSAKYYAHLLGLITPIIACNGAYVCEYHKNRVIYDNDIDMYNANKIIDILEENNAFYRFYDNKNFYLKNLESMSNKYGEWKTNAEDIFKVKVVVLDDVKNYVKEHKPKIYKYVVVEEDDEKLNRIKQQIMSLKGIEVVSSWRGSFDIMNAGVSKGNALKELCKIFNINRNEVIAIGDNHNDISMIEFAGTGVAMGNGEEEVKRLANIVTDTNDNDGVAKVLKDLIG
- a CDS encoding transglutaminase-like domain-containing protein, whose protein sequence is MKNKIFALINIAMSYLFLFYIMNMLQWQLTKINVLIILSLPIIITLFIYKLKHKKKYVAITTFLLLVAFVVFAVYFNKEYLHFKYVLYDFFTWSIRYIEGYTIIHQSYSYILLSLICMLITCISYLIFIKNNIIIIKILIGTGIFIISWFNYMDNALTYYTIFCFLVLIMMGNNSYEKYYKQWKTDGKDLICFSESKWVIYTLITSFLIAFFVFLIPKDVSPITWKWLDKNIQDKFPQLTYWRNEQKKSINYGSEIGFDLSSTGFQNDRIRLGGPVLPSSKLVLKVRGENKEYLRGRVSNIYTGFYWKSTKKLFQNQVGGCNLNLIKDNTVKGDINILEIEHVDMASSTLFSPLLCTKIKIKDNYYANTDFEMMSGRMILDKERYKAYYVKPSSKEYSQNFKKIKEEERKLYVQLPEILPQRVKDLTDKIVKDSSSDYEKLKEIEKYLRNNFEYSLDAEYNPYNRDFVDYFLFDLKKGYCTYFATAMTVMARCCNIPSRYVEGFRMSNDKVKGVYNVYNSNAHAWVEAYVEDRGWITFEPTPAFSIVSVETKQSKSEIREYDGTKLHNNKRRYINEEDLCLDIATLNNNEKVTYNEQDHKTYNNIKTIMLIIGILIIILLSILAIIIYRNIIIIRKKIYVIDNNDNRKAIFYIDMILEFMKKDGIERRPSETFLEYSKKNRNKLNFINLDFKILANIYNKAVYSQDNVRKEEAEYVKNYYNKYQEYIKEKIGRYKFQYYKLTIEKRILL
- a CDS encoding DUF58 domain-containing protein; this translates as MIKKSLYYIVLIMSFLIALLVGGKFSYTMFFLTLAIYIYVLLSMRNIKKNLVVSFWLDKTCVNKEDNIKIEYKIYNASVFPIPFMEIIDSLPKRLSKTASKKEIYQSNPFETVSVEREIVCEHRGQYDLSEIKVIIGDVFGLTRHKITLTDSAYLKVLPKLYPLKEYNIQTNESFGKVMAVKKYYDDYANFKQLREYRIGDSLKMINWKASAKNDELYVKCFDSSAQVKIHVYLDFQISKYMTDYDNAIEEKIVECTASLSHHMLVQGYETKLTTYTDKRVRVSGRNINSIMAFLEVLSLIRPTKDISISEIITNEQDLDYDGNVLIIVTNNIDESLKDAIIALKAKGYCVALVLVGNFVKDKNNVHQLDVLSRLNIKYNLVDINDNISGVLR
- a CDS encoding AAA family ATPase, which encodes MKNDNVNALIKNVSKVIAGKKETISNIIICLLCEGHILIEDVPGVGKTTLVKALAKSLNTGFKRIQFTPDLLPSDIIGVSIYDKKLDNFRFVKGPIFGSVILADEINRTSPKTQASLLECMQERKITVEGKIYELPEPFMILATQNPIEYEGTFPLPEAQLDRFIMKISIGYPDKYSERTILERFKYNDPLLELSSVIDKEDIKAMQEDVKKVHVNSELYDYIVDIVTKTRNDANIRLGVSPRGSLALLRAAQARAYINNRNYVLPDDVKQLANPIFNHRIILTHEAKIRGITKEACIKSIINTVKIPVVNQK
- a CDS encoding PadR family transcriptional regulator, yielding MHGLTKKLKKSIVDIYILFLLNKNDLVSSNLFEAIKKRTQSFLYLNQGIIYSQLYQLESLELVKSIWKSDISQNKIPQKYYSITLKGTQFLDNQIKELSIIFTSINELINNKNK